From Brassica oleracea var. oleracea cultivar TO1000 chromosome C3, BOL, whole genome shotgun sequence, a single genomic window includes:
- the LOC106336366 gene encoding protein DA1-related 4-like isoform X2, with translation MSCEKNSHSINIICSETVRYSFVSHLSGALRRQGISVFVFAGTDELESYSFPDDQNQEARVSVVVFSESYASSGRWFAKQLELHKKNGYVIVPVFYGVDPSVVNRDLEFLGTMKRDGNLTRHPSSDSELVEETVRNVFAKLSPTERIGIYSRLLEIENLLCEQPWDIRSLGIWGMPGIGKTTLAKALFEQIHCDYDASCFIENFDEALYKAGPQRLLEEQIFKVVMEKFGVSSSYITRLSLLKDKLCDTRILLVLDDVRNPLVAESFLARLDWFGPGSLIIVTSRYKQVFAHCQVNDIYRVQGLNEQEALQLFSQTVFEKDVPEQNDRELSLKVIDYANGNPLALSIYGQELKGKKSEMEATFLELKQCPPQKIQDGLRSVYSALSDNEKHIFLYIACFFKGENVDYVAQLLKGCGYFPRAGIDILVEKCLVNISENTLQMNDLIQDIFREIIVVDRIQMKKCATMWQPSSIRYLLEDDELKGDDQLKETPKCVMVAEDIKGICLDASNMIFDVKPDAFKTMVSLRFLKIYNSQSENIHGHKFPKGLSSLPSNLRLLHWEEYPFKSLPQAFDPRELVELSMSYSQIKKLRARTKNLKMLKRIRLCHSQQLVEFDILLDAINIELIDLQGCTRLQSFPDTSELQHLKVVNLSGCTEIKSFQGAPPNIEELHLQGTSIREMPISMVTHYPQKVKLNRQKFLNLLENFQDVEHMDLESVTELVKVSSYNQGFGKLVHLNMKDCCHLQSLPDMVSLESLQLLLVSGCSELEEIKGFPRNMKKLYLGGTALREVPQLPQSLEFLNAHNCLYLKSIRLDFEKFPRHYIFSNCFNFPPQAITEFLEKDLTIVSNIAGAKKQEHIKASEVTICIPLDACQTSHFLLQAGPIVTIDLAPWTGKPISGFTMTVVVSFQDDYHNTVGLGIRCICTWKAKSGYSKITQRIFQCWTPTEAPKVDLDHIFIFYDTEMHPSGEKHPNLWDEEVKFEFHTVSWEKKLLGANCQVTFCGGRIITAPIPTEITTESDDDSWVLVEGPPTVLEAKSPTPLSSNEPLFWLERAVGWGHKFRLRDLEMATNGFSNENFIGEGDCGVVYRGEFLDSTPIAVKRIIKKLDQGGEEEFICKVNAVGRLCHKNIVRLLGYCIEGTYRILVYEYVSNGNLENWLHGEKKQHGYLTWEARMKILIGTSKALAFIHEANEFHRDIKPSNILINDEFEAKVSYLGLDTSETRAMGTLGYAAPGFLSTGIFYEKDDVYSFGVVLLEAITGRPAREVKLVEWSKMMVRKRRSKEVLDPKIEVRPPARALKRVLLLGLRCVDPDIVKRPKMSEVLFYMLESEEYPTPIRGETTGCWNSFCINR, from the exons ATGAGTTGCGAGAAGAATAGTCACAGCATCAACATCATCTGCTCGGAGACGGTACGGTACTCCTTCGTCAGCCACCTCTCCGGCGCTTTACGCCGCCAAGGCATCTCTGTGTTTGTGTTTGCGGGTACAGATGAGCTGGAATCTTATTCCTTCCCCGATGATCAGAATCAGGAAGCTAGGGTTTCGGTGGTGGTTTTCTCCGAGAGCTACGCGTCTTCTGGTCGTTGGTTTGCTAAGCAGCTCGAGCTTCATAAGAAGAATGGCTACGTAATTGTTCCAGTGTTCTACGGCGTTGACCCATCGGTTGTGAACCGAGATCTCGAATTTCTGGGAACAATGAAGAGAGACGGAAACTTAACACGCCATCCATCAAG CGACTCGGAGCTTGTGGAAGAGACCGTGAGGAATGTTTTTGCGAAGCTCTCTCCTACAGAACGAATTGGAATATACTCGAGGCTACTGGAGATTGAAAACCTGCTTTGCGAGCAACCTTGGGACATCCGAAGCTTAGGAATCTGGGGCATGCCTGGCATAGGGAAGACGACACTTGCTAAAGCACTATTTGAGCAGATTCACTGTGACTACGACGCTTCTTGCTTTATCGAGAACTTTGATGAAGCTCTTTATAAGGCGGGACCTCAACGTTTACTGGAAGAGCAAATTTTCAAGGTTGTGATGGAAAAGTTTGGAGTGAGCAGTTCTTACATTACAAGACTGAGCCTCCTTAAGGACAAGCTTTGCGATACAAGGATTCTTCTTGTTCTTGATGATGTGCGTAATCCTCTAGTTGCAGAGTCTTTCCTTGCAAGGCTTGATTGGTTTGGTCCCGGAAGTCTGATCATCGTAACCTCCAGATATAAACAAGTGTTTGCCCATTGTCAGGTAAATGACATATATAGGGTTCAGGGTTTAAACGAGCAGGAGGCTCTGCAGCTATTCTCCCAAACTGTCTTTGAAAAAGATGTGCCAGAGCAGAATGACCGGGAACTATCATTGAAGGTGATTGACTACGCTAATGGAAACCCATTGGCTCTCAGTATATATGGCCAAGAGCTGAAGGGGAAGAAGTCAGAAATGGAGGCTACATTCCTCGAGCTCAAGCAATGCCCTCCACAAAAGATTCAGGATGGGCTAAGGAGTGTTTATAGTGCGCTTAGTGACAACGAGAAGCACATCTTCTTGTACATTGCTTGTTTCTTCAAAGGAGAGAATGTCGACTATGTGGCGCAGCTGCTTAAAGGGTGTGGTTACTTTCCTCGTGCTGGAATAGATATTCTTGTGGAGAAGTGTCTGGTGAATATTTCAGAAAACACATTGCAGATGAATGACCTGATCCAAGACATATTCAGAGAAATCATTGTTGTAGATAGAATACAAATGAAGAAGTGCGCCACTATGTGGCAACCTTCCAGCATTAGATATCTACTAGAAGATGATGAACTCAAAGGAGATGACCAACTGAAAGAAACTCCTAAATGTGTTATG GTCGCTGAAGACATCAAAGGCATATGTTTGGACGCATCAAACATGATATTTGATGTCAAACCTGATGCCTTCAAGACTATGGTCAGTCTAAGGTTCCTGAAGATATACAATTCCCAGTCTGAAAACATTCATGGACACAAATTTCCCAAGGGGCTCAGTTCTCTGCCTAGTAATCTAAGGCTCCTTCACTGGGAGGAATATCCCTTCAAATCCTTGCCTCAAGCTTTTGACCCACGGGAACTTGTCGAACTCAGTATGTCTTACAGTCAGATTAAGAAACTCAGGGCAAGAACCAAG AACCTCAAGATGTTGAAAAGGATCAGGCTTTGTCATTCCCAGCAGCTAGTTGAATTTGATATACTTTTAGATGCTATAAATATCGAGCTAATTGATCTCCAAGGTTGCACAAGATTGCAAAGTTTCCCAGACACCAGTGAATTACAACATCTCAAAGTTGTAAATCTCTCAGGTTGCACAGAAATCAAAAGTTTCCAAGGGGCTCCACCAAATATTGAGGAACTACATCTCCAAGGAACCAGTATAAGAGAAATGCCAATTTCCATGGTGACCCACTACCCCCAGAAAGTTAAGCTGAACCGCCAAAAGTTTTTAAATCTTTTAGAAAACTTCCAGGATGTTGAGCATATGGACTTGGAGAGTGTAACAGAGCTGGTTAAAGTAAGCTCATATAATCAAGGTTTTGGCAAGCTTGTACACTTGAACATGAAAGATTGTTGTCATTTGCAAAGTCTTCCTGACATGGTCAGTCTAGAATCTCTCCAACTTCTTCTTGTGTCTGGCTGCTCAGAGCTTGAGGAAATTAAGGGTTTCCCTAGAAACATGAAAAAGCTATATCTTGGTGGAACCGCCCTACGAGAAGTGCCACAGCTTCCCCAAAGTCTAGAATTCTTGAATGCTCATAATTGCTTGTATCTGAAGTCGATTCGTTTGGACTTCGAGAAGTTTCCTAGGCACTACATCTTCAGTAATTGTTTTAACTTTCCTCCACAAGCTATCACTGAGTTCCTAGAGAAAGATCTTACAATAGTATCAAACATAGCCGGAGCAAAAAAACAG GAACACATCAAAGCATCTGAAGTCACCATTTGTATTCCTTTAGATGCATGTCAAACATCTCACTTTCTCTTGCAAGCAGGCCCAATTGTAACGATAGATTTAGCTCCTTGGACGGGGAAACCTATCTCTGGCTTTACTATGACTGTTGTGGTATCATTTCAGGATGATTACCACAATACTGTAGGTCTTGGGATTAGGTGCATATGCACATGGAAGGCCAAGAGTGGCTACTCGAAAATAACACAGAGGATATTTCAGTGTTGGACTCCGACGGAAGCTCCAAAAGTTGATTTGGATCACATATTTATCTTCTATGATACCGAAATGCATCCTAGTGGTGAAAAACACCCCAATTTGTGGGATGAAGAAGTTAAATTTGAATTCCACACAGTGAGTTGGGAAAAAAAGCTTTTAGGTGCTAATTGCCAGGTCACCTTTTGTGGTGGCAGGATAATTACGGCTCCAATACCTACTGAAATCACAACAGAAAGTGACGATGATTCATGGGTTCTTGTAGAGGGTCCTCCAACAGTGCTAGAGGCAAAGAGCCCAACTCCACTTTCATCCAACGAGCCATTGTTTTGGCTTGAGCGTGCTGTTGGCTGGGGCCATAAGTTTAGACTGAGAGATCTTGAAATGGCAACTAATGGATTCTCAAACGAAAATTTTATTGGTGAAGGCGATTGCGGGGTTGTTTACAGAGGAGAGTTTTTAGACAGTACTCCTATTGCAGTTAAAAGGATTATAAAAAAATT GGACCAAGGAGGAGAGGAAGAATTTATCTGTAAAGTTAATGCAGTCGGTCGTTTGTGTCACAAGAACATAGTCCGTCTTCTTGGATATTGCATTGAAGGCACATACAG AATATTGGTTTACGAGTATGTGAGCAACGGAAACTTGGAAAATTGGCTTCACGGAGAAAAAAAACAACATGGATATTTAACTTGGGAAGCAAGGATGAAGATTCTCATCGGTACATCAAAAGC TCTTGCATTTATACATGAAGCAAACGAATTTCACAGAGACATCAAGCCAAGCAACATACTGATCAACGACGAATTCGAAGCAAAAGTTTCATATTTAGGACTTGACACGTCAGAAACACGAGCGATGGGAACATTAGG ATACGCTGCTCCAGGATTTTTAAGCACAGGGATATTCTATGAAAAAGACGATGTATATAGTTTCGGTGTTGTGCTCTTAGAAGCAATCACAGGACGTCCTGCTCGTGAG GTAAAGCTAGTGGAGTGGTCGAAGATGATGGTTAGAAAAAGGCGATCAAAAGAAGTACTTGATCCAAAGATAGAGGTTAGGCCGCCTGCGCGAGCACTGAAACGAGTTCTTTTGTTAGGTCTACGTTGTGTTGATCCAGATATAGTCAAGCGGCCAAAAATGAGTGAAGTTTTGTTTTATATGCTTGAGTCTGAGGAATATCCCACTCCCATTCGAGGAGAAACAACAGGTTGTTGGAACTCGTTTTGCATAAACCGGTGA